A single Leptospira neocaledonica DNA region contains:
- a CDS encoding type II toxin-antitoxin system RelE/ParE family toxin codes for MIKSFGDKETEKIFHQEFSKKIPPEIQSRALIKLLILENAEKEEDLKSPPANRFEHLKGTLKNYCSIRINDQWRITFKFSEGNCFDVSIIDYH; via the coding sequence ATGATCAAATCTTTCGGAGATAAAGAGACTGAAAAGATCTTTCACCAAGAATTTTCAAAGAAAATACCTCCGGAAATACAAAGTAGGGCATTAATCAAACTTCTCATTTTGGAAAATGCTGAAAAAGAAGAGGATTTAAAGAGCCCTCCAGCTAATAGATTTGAACATTTAAAAGGGACCTTAAAGAATTATTGTTCTATCAGGATAAATGACCAGTGGAGAATTACATTCAAATTCTCTGAGGGAAATTGCTTTGACGTCTCTATAATTGATTATCATTGA